The Streptomyces rimosus genomic interval GTGACGGCGCAGCGGACCGCGTCCGGCTCTCCGGGCAGCCATCCACGGCACGCCCTCGCCCCGCTGCTCAACTCGCCCGTACGACTGTCCGTGGTGGCGGCCCTCGCGCCGGTCGAGAAGGCCGAATTCGCCCTCGTACGAGAACTGGTCGAGGTGAGCGACTCCGTACTGTCCAAGCAGGTGGCGGCACTGGAGGCGGCGGGCTGGGTGGCCGTCACCAAGGGCCGGGTGGGCCGTCGCGCCCGGACCTGGCTGTCGCTCACGGCCGAGGGGCGGGTCGTGTACGAGCGGCACCTGACGGCGCTGAGGGCGATCGCGGAGGGGGCCGGGGCGGCGGCGCGGGTGCGGGGCGGCTCTGACGAGGGGATGTAAGCGGGGGTCTGCACGTGGTGGGTGGTGGGCGGGGCCGTCGCCCGGGCGCGTTGTCAGACCCCCGTGTCACGATGTGGGACATGAGCACACCTGGACGTACTTTGCCCCCGATGGACGCCGACGAGCGGACCACACTGGAGAGTTGGCTCGACTTCTACCGCACCACCCTCGCCCTGAAGTGCGACGGCCTGACCGAGCAGCAGCTCCGCGAGGCGTCCGCGCCGCCTTCGACGCTGACCCTGCTCGGCCTGGTCCGGCACCTGGCGGCGGTCGAGCGGTTCTGGTTCCGCAGGGTGCTGGTCCAGGAGGACGCACCGACGCTCTTCAGCTCCGACCCGGACGCCAGCTCCGCCAACAGCGGCTTCGACCTCGACGAGTCGGCCACCTACGAGGACGCCCGGCGCATATGGCAGGCCGAGATCGAGCACGCCCGGAAGAACTGCGCTTCCCGCGCGCTGGAGGACACCGGCGTGTACCGGGGCGGGCCGGTCACCCTGCGCTGGATCTACACCCACATGACCGCCGAGTACGCCCGCCACTGCGGCCAGGCCGACCTGATACGGGAGCGCATCGACGGCAGCACGGGCGTCTGAGCCGGGTCCGGGGGCCCGGCAGTCCCGCAGACCGGCGGTCCGGCAGTCGCGCGGTGCGGCGGGTTTACGTATACCGCGCGGCGGACCGCAGTACGCAGACTGGCGCCGGAGCACGCGTCACCGCACCGCAGGCCGCACCGAGCGGAGGGCACCGTGACGAACGACTCGACGGCGCAGGACCGGCAACTGCTGCACGACTACTCCCGCGAGACCCGCGACCCGTACGTCCAGCGGCTCTTGGCGGAGCTGCTCGGCCACGTCAACCGGGCGGGCTTCGAGCGGACGGCGGGCGCGGGCGGCGGCAACACACGCGACCTCGGGCAGGGCCAGTACGCCGTCTCCTACGCCTACACACCGGACACGACCCGCGCCGACCACCTCGCGGTGCTGGTCCACGAGCTGACCCACGTCGCGGTCAACCAGGCGTACGGCTCGCGCATGCTGAACTTCCCGGTGCCCCCGCTGTCCGCGGCGGAGGAGAACCGGGTGCGGGACGAGACGCCGGGGCGCGAGGAGGACTTTCAGAACGCCGCCCTCCGGCGGGCGGACGCCCGGCGCCGTGACGCCTACGTCGATCTGGTCATCGGCAACGTCCAGCGGCTGCTGGACGAGTTGCGCGGCTCCGGCCTCCCGGCCGAACGGCAGCGGGCGATACGCACCAAACTGACCGACCACATGCGGGCCCGCCCGTACCACGAGTACGACGGCGTCCTCTCGCACGTGCTCACCTGGTCCGACCTGGACGGAGTCGACCGGTCCTCGGCCTTCTACCGCAGCCTGACCGCGATGGTGGCACAGACGGCCGACTGGCGGGCGGCCGGCGACATCACCTTGCCGCGCCGCCGACGCGGTTTCTTCCGTCGGCTGGGGAGGACGCTGGCCGCGGCCTTGGGAATGTCCCGGCGGCGATAGGGGGCGACTCAGCCTCCGACCCACCCCGAGCCTCCGCACCAGCCCCAGGTAAAGCCTTCCCCACATCCCCGTAAGCCCCAGCCCATCCACACCCGCGCCCGGTCGCACTCCCACACTCCCAAATCCGCAGATCAAGGCCCCGAATGCGGCCCAATACCCGGTCCCTCACGCGCCGTTGCGCGCGCCGACGGTCTGTTACGGCCAGGTTGACGGCGCGGCGTCCGAGGAACACCCTCGTTATATAGGTGCTCGATACAACTGACCCGTGGAGGTGTCGGGCCGCCGGGCCGCGCCGTGCCCGCGCGCGCCGCGCCGGTGTCCGGCGGACCGCCTTCCCGGGCCGGAGCAGGAGGACATGGCATGTGTGGTATCACCGGCTGGATTTCCTTCGATCGTGACCTGCGCTCCGAGCAGGAGACCGTGGACGCGATGACCGAGACGATGTCCTGCCGTGGGCCCGACGACCGCGGTACGTGGGTGCAGGGGCCCGCCGCCCTCGGCCACCGCCGTCTCGCGATCATCGACCTGCCGGGCGGCCGCCAGCCGATGACCGTATACCGGGAGGACGGCAGCCCGGTCGTCATCGTCTACTCGGGCGAGGCGTACAACTTCGGCGAGCTGCGTGAGGAACTGGCCGGCCGCGGCCACCGGTTCGCCACCGACTCCGACACCGAGGTGGTCCTGCGGGGATACCTGGAGTGGGGCGAAGGGGTCGCCGAACGGCTCAACGGCATGTACGCGTTCGCCGTCTGGGACGAGCAGCGCCAGCGGCTCGTCATGATCCGCGACCGGATGGGCATCAAGCCGTTCTACTACTACGAGACGCCCGACGGCGTGCTGTTCGGCTCCGAGCCCAAGGCGATCCTCGCCAACCCGCTCGCCGAGCGCACCGTCGGCCTGGACGGCGTCCGCGAGCTCTTCGCGTTCGTCAAGACGCCCGGCCACGCCGTATGGGACGGCATGTACGAGGTCGAGCCCGGCACGGTGGTCACCGTCGACCGCGGCGGGCTGCGCCGGCACGTGTACTGGTCGCTGGAGACCCGGGCCCACGAGGACGACCGGGACACCTCCGTGGCCCACGTACGGTCGCTGCTCGACGACATCGTCCGCCGGCAGCTCGTCTCCGACGTGCCGCGCTGCACCCTGCTCTCCGGCGGGCTCGACTCCTCGGCCATGACCGCGCTGGCGGCCCGGCAGCTCGGCGAGGTGGGGGAGACGGTCCGCAGCTTCGCCGTCGACTTCGTCGGCCAGACCGAGCACTTCGTGGCCGACGACCTGCGCGCCACCCCCGACACGCCGTACGTCCACGACGTGGCCCGCCTCTCCGGCACCGACCACCAGGACATCGTCCTGGACTCGGATTCGCTGGCCGACCCCGAGGTGCGCGCGAAGGTCATCCGGGCGCGGGACATACCGGTGGGCTTCGGCGACATGGACGCCTCCCTGTACCTGCTTTTCAAGGCGATCCGCGAGCACTCCACCGTCGCCCTGTCGGGGGAGTCGGCCGACGAGGTCTTCGGCGGCTACAAGCAGTTCTTCGACGAGGAGGCCCGCCGCGCCGAAACGTTCCCGTGGCTGGTGCGCTTCGCCGAGCACTTCGGTGACGACGGCAGCGTGCTCATCCCCGCGCTGGCCGACACCCTCGACCTGCGCTCGTACGTCCGGGACGGCTACCGCACCGCGGTCAAGGAGATACAGCGCCTGGACGGGGAGAGCGACTTCGAGTTCCGGATGCGCAAGGTCAGCTACCTGCACCTGACCCGGTTCGTCCGCATCCTGCTCGACCGCAAGGACCGCGCGAGCATGGCCGTCGGCCTGGAGGTGCGGGTGCCGTTCTGCGACCACCGGCTGGTGGAGTACGTCTACAACACGCCGTGGGCGCTGAAGTCGTTCGACGGGCGCGAGAAGAGCCTGCTGCGCGAGGCCACCGCCGATGTGCTGCCGAAGTCGGTCTACGACCGGGTCAAGAGCCCGTACCCGTCCACGCAGGACCCCAAGTACGCGATCGCGCTCCAGCACCACGCCAAGGACCTGCTCGCCAGCTCCTCGCACCCGGTCTTCGACATCGTCGACCGTGCCTGGCTCAAGCGGGCGGTCGAGCACGACGCGCCGCAGATCACCCAGGCGTCCCGCAAGGGCCTCGAAAAGACGCTGGACCTGGCCCTGTGGTTGGACATGTACCGGCCCCGCCTTACGCTTTCCTGACCCGAACCGGGCGGCGCGATGGGCTGGGCGATGACAATCGGTGACGACGCGGCACTGCAACTGGTGATTTCCCTGCACCGGCTGACCCGGAGCCTGCGCAGAGCCGCGGCGGCCGGCGGTATCGGGCCGACCCAGCTCGCGGTACTGGCCCTGCTGACCCAGCAGGGCCCCTCCCGGATCGGCGAGATCGCGGCCTGGGTCCCCTGCTCCCAGCCGACCGCCACCTCGGCCGTACTGGGCCTGGAGTCGGCCGGGCTGATCCGCCGCGAACCCGACCCCACCGACGGGCGGGCCAGCCGCATCCTGGCCACCGAACGCGGCGCGGCCGCACTCGCCGACATCGCACGCGGCGAGGCCGAGGTGCTGGCCAAGCGCCTGGCCTCGCTGCGCCCCGACGAGATCCGCCGGCTCGCCGAGGCGGGCCCGCTGCTGCGGCGGCTGGCGGAGGCGGCGGACTGAGGATCTGCCGCCACCAGGCGGCTCACGGTGACATGCGTACGTACCCGGGCATGGACCCCGCCTGCCCAGGTACTCAAGCGGCGCACATCCTGACCCAGTTGACGGAACAGCACCTTCCGAAAACGCCGCACCGGAGGTACGCATGTCCAGCACGACGGTACGGGCCGACGAGGCGACCGCCCGGCTGCTGCCCGAAGTGACCGCGTTCATCGAACGGCAGCTGGACGACTACCCCGACGCCTGCGGACCGCTGCGCACCACCGTACGGAAGGTGATCGACCGCGGCCGTTGCGAACGCAACGAGACCGCGCTGCCGTTGCTGACCCACGCGGCCATCACCGGCGTCCCCGAGCCGGCCGTACCGGTCGCCGCCGCCCACCTGCTGTGGTGGCGGGCCGCCAACGCCTTCGACGACATCGCCGACGGACACGCGGACGCCACCCTGTACGGCCTCGGCACCGGGCCCGCCCTGATGGCCGCGCTCGAATGCGGCCACGGCCTGCCGCTGCGCGCCCTCGCCGCCCTCGACCTCCCGGCCGCCCTGCGGGAGAGCCTGATCAGCGACTACCTCGACGGCTGGACCCTGACCAACGACGGCCGGATCAGGGACCTGGTCAACACCGTGGCGACGGTCGACCCGCAGTCCGTGCTGACGACGTACGAGCACAAGGGCGGCTCCGCGTACGCGATGGCCTGCGGCATGACCGCGCGCATCGCGGGCTGCGCCGACGCCGTGACCGCGGCGTGGCGCGAGTTCGGGTACACGGTCGGCACGCTGCTGCAGTTCCGTATCGACGAGGAGGACCTGCGGGACGAGCGGGCGGCGGAACTGCGTTCCGGCACCGCCACCTACCGCCTGGTCTGCGCCGTGCGGCGGCTCACCGGCACCGAGCGGCGGCGGGCGCTGCGGCTCCTGGCGGAGGCGGCCGACAGCCCCGGCAGCCGAGCGGAGATCAAGGCCATGCTCCTGGACCCCGCCGTCCAGGCCGCGACACTCGCGACGCGCGACAGCCTGCTCCGCCAGGCCCACGACCTGCTCGACCGCCTGGCCGTCCCCTCGGACCACACGACGGCGCTGCGCGCCCTGGCCGACGCCGCCGCCAGGCCGGCCGCGGTGGGCCCGGCGGCCGACGGACGCACGGAGGGAACGGCCTGGGCGAGCCGCCCCTCGGCCGCGGCGGGCCGCCCCACGTCGACCGCCTTCTGACCCCGGCGCCGCCCGGGCGCGCTACCTGGGCGCGGCCCCCACACCCTGGAACAGGGACTGGCTGACGAGATCGGCGCCCTGGGCCGGGGTGAGTTCCGGCATGTCGTGGGACGCGACGTTGGTCAGGTGGACGAGCATCGAGCGGGCCCACCCGTCCGGCAGCCCCGGGCGGACGAAGCCTTCGCGGGCAGCACGGGCCATGAATTCATCGAGGCGTTCGAGGAGGTGGCGAAGGCGCGCGGCGGCCGTCTCGTCGGTCGCCCGGCCGAGATCCACGGGCCACCGGCGGCTGACGGTGATGGTGCCTTCCACGTACCGGTGCAGCGCCACCGGAACCGGCGCCTCGGCCAACCGGGCCTGGGCGAACACCTCGTCGCAGGCGTCCAGTTTCGCCACGTACACCGCTGCCATCAGCGCCTCGCGGCTGTCGAACCGACGGTAGACGGTGCGCCGGTCGACGCCTGCCGCAGCGGCGATGGCCGCGATGCTCGTGCCCGGGTCCCGCGCCAGCAGACGCGCGCCGGTCTGCAGGACGGCGTCCAGATTGCGTGCCGCGTCAGCTCTCATCGTGAGCGGAGCATACGCGGAGCCGTGACCGAACGGCCAATGTTGCGCCCCAGAGCCATTGCGCTTGGTGCCTCAACTGTCACATAGTTGTGTCACTTCTTCTCTCGCTGCCTCATCCAGGAGCTGCCCCATGCGCACAGCCGAACTGTCGGAGAAGCTGCGCCATGTCCTCGATTCGCCGGTCTTCGTCACCGTCGCGACCCTCCGGCCCGACGGGAGTCCGCACCAGTCCGTCGTCTGGGTGGGCCGGGACGGCGGCGACCTGTTCTTCGTGACGGGTGTCGACAAGCTCAAGATCCGCAACCTGCGGCGCGATCCGCGGCTGAGCATCGCCGTCAACCCGCGGGACGAGCCGTACGCGTACGCCGTGATCAGCGGTACCGCGCGGTTCGAAGGCCCGGGAAGCCGCGACCGGATGGACGAACTGGCCGTCAAATACAGCGGCAAGCCGTACGCCGAACACCACCCGGAGTCGGCGGCGACCCTTCCCGATCTGGTCACCGTCCGTGTCACGCCCGAGAAGATCGCGTCCCGGTTCCTGTGAGCGCGGAAGTCCGGACGACGAAGGCCCTCGTTGTCACTGGCAGTACCGACGGTCTCGGTAATGCGTCGGCGAACGCGCCGACCGGTATTTCGGTGCCGTGCCGGAGTGCTGGTGTTATGACGATATGGGAAATGCGGAGTCGGGATAGCGGGGCCATGCGCGGAAAGGCTGAAAGAGCCAGAACGTGCCAGGCCGTAAGGAGCGCCGATGGCTCAGGCCGACTCAACGCCTCAGGAAGATGTCGACTACCTCCGGGCGTGGGCCGACAGCCGGCCCACCCTGAGCTGTGCTCTCTGGCAGGACACTGCCGACCTGGAGAAGGCGCAGGAACGCAAGCTCGAACGAATCGCTGAACTGGCCGGTGTGCGCCCGGGCATGGACGTCCTGGACGTGGGGTGCGGTTTCGGGGGCATGCTCGATCATCTTGTCCGGCACGGCGGGGCACGTTCCGCCCACGGCATCGATCCCGATGGATATCAGTGCCGTGAGATTCTACGGCGCGCGACGCCCGGAGTCAGTGTCGACTGTCTTCCCTACGCGGCATTCCGTCCGACTCGTCGGTTCGACGCGGTGGTGAGCATCAGCGCGCTCGAATACGTCACCGGCTCCGGGGTGCAGGGGCAGCGCGAAGAAGTCACTGCGCTGAGGGATTTCTTCCTGCGGGCGCACCAGTGGACGAAGCCGGACGCGGGGCTCGCTGTGGAAGTTGTCGTCATCGGCCCGAAAGGGCTGGACGCCGCGACACAACAGAAGGGAAGAGACATGCTGGAGGAGGCGACGCAACAGTCCTCCGGCAGGCCTCCCGCTCTGCCGAATATCCTCGCTGCCGCGCAGGGGCTCTGGGAATTGCTGTCGGTGCGGACCCACCGGCAGGACTGGGTACGGACGCTGGATGCGTGGCACTCGCGGGCGACCGGCGCCCGCGAGGCCATCAGTGCCCGCTGGGGAGCAAAAGCCTACGACGCGACAATTCACTACCTCGCCCTGGAACGCGAGACGTTCACCACCGGCCGACTCTCCGCGGCCCACCTCGCTTTCCGCCGTACCGGGGAGGAGTGACGCACCACTGACAGTCACTGATCAGCGTGCTGAGCCACACTTTGGCCGGCCTACTCGAAGCCGCCGCCCGCCCGGTCCGCGCCCTTCCCTATCAATGGAACACGTTCTACTGTGCCCCACGACCCTTGACCCGACGGCCCGTCAGAAACGCAGGCCGACCCCGCGCGCCGACCGCGGGTGCCACCCGGGCCGGTCGGGCGCCGTCGGACCAGGAGGGGCCGTGCACCTCGAATACACCCCGGAACAGCAGCGGCTGCGGGCCGAACTGCGGGAGTACTTCGCCGCGTTGGTCCCCGACGACGCGTACACGCGCTTCCGCGGCCCCGACGGGCCGCCGGACGGCGACGGCCCCACTGCCCAGAAGCGCTTCTACCGCGCCACCATCCGCCGGCTCGGCGCGGACGGCTGGCTGGGGGTGGGGTGGCCCGAGGAGTACGGCGGGCGGGGGATGACGCCGATGGAGCAGTTCATCTTCTTCGACGAGGCCGCGCAGGCGGGCGTGCCGCTGCCGCTGATGGCGCTGAACACCGTCGGGCCGACGCTCATGCGGTACGGCACCGACGAACAGAAGGCGTACTTCCTGCCGCGCATCCTCTCCGGGGAGATCGACTTCGCGATCGGGTACAGCGAACCCGACGCCGGTACGGACCTCGCGTCGCTGCGCACCAAGGCCGTACGCGACGGTGACGCCTACGTCGTCAACGGCCAGAAGATCTGGACCACCAACGGCGACACGGCCGACTGGGTCTGGCTCGCGGTACGGACCGCGCCGGTCCAGGACGGCGTGCCACCCCACAAGGGCATCAGCCTGCTGCTCGTACCGACCTCCGAGCCCGGCTACTCCTGCACCCGTATCAACACCCTCGCCTCGCACGACACCACCGCCAGCCACTACGAGAACATCCGCGTCCCGGTCACCCGCCGGGTCGGCGAGGAGAACCAGGGCTGGCGGATCATCACCAACCAGCTCAACCACGAACGGGTCACCCTGGCCGCCCACGGCACGATGGCGATCCGCGCCCTGCACGACGTCCAGCGCTGGGCCGCGGAGACGAAGCTGGCCGACGGCCGGCGCGTCATCGACCTCGGCTGGGTCCGCGGCCGGCTCGCCCGTACCCACACCCGCCTGGACGCCATGAAGCTGCTGAACTGGCAGATGGTGGACGCCCTCCAGCACGGCACGCTCACCCCGCAGGACGCCTCCGCCGTCAAGGTCTACGGCTCCGAGGCCCGCCGCGACGCCTACGCCTGGCTGATGGAGATCCTGTCCGCCGCCGGCCCCCTGAAGGACGGCTCGGCGGGCGCGGTCCTCCACGGCGACCTCGAACGCGGCTACCGCTCCGCGGTCATCTTCACGTTCGGTGGCGGCAACAACGAGATCCAGCGCGAGATCATCTCGTGGATCGGACTGGGGATGCCGCGGGTGCGGAGGTAGTGTCCGGCGCCCCAACCCCACCGCCCACCGCCCCCTCCAGCGCCCTACACCCCCCGCCCCTGCCCCGCCATACTGTTCGGGCGGGGCAGGGGCCGGGCGCGGTGGGGACGGGGGCGCGGGCGGGTGATGGCGGAGAGCGGGCTGGTGCAGGGGCGTTACCGGTTGCTCGACCTGATCGGGCGCGGCGGCATGGGCGAGGTGTGGCGGGCGCGCGACGAGTCCCTGGGGCGGCAGGTCGCCGTCAAGTGCCTCAAGCCGCTGGGGCCGCAGCACGATCCGTCGTTCATGCGGGTGCTGCGGGAGCGCTTCCGGCGGGAGGCGCGGGTGGCGGCGGCCCTTCAGCACCGCGGGATCACGGTCGTTCATGACTTCGGTGAGGACGACGGAATCCTGTTCCTGGTGATGGAACTGCTCGACGGGCGCAATCTCAGTCAGCTGCTGGAGGACAACCGGCACGACCCGCTGCCCCTGCCGGACTTCGCCGACATCGCCGAGCAGGTCGCGGCGGCCCTCGCGTACACCCACGAGCAGGCCGTCGTGCACCGCGACCTCAAGCCGGCGAACATCGTGCGGGTCGCCGACGGGACGGTGAAGATCTGCGACTTCGGGATCGCGCGGCTGGGGCACGACATCGGGTTCACCGCCCGGCTGACCGGCACCGGCATAGCGATGGGCACACCGCACTACATGTCACCCGAGCAGATCGGCGCCGGTACGGTCGATCACCGCAGCGATCTGTATTCGCTGGGGTGCGTGTTGTACGAACTGGTCACGGGGGCACCGCCGTTCGATCTCGATGACGCCTGGGCGGTGCTGGTCGGGCATCGCGACACGGCCCCGGAACCGCCGCGCGCCCGCCGCCCCGACCTGCCGGAGGCGTATGAGCGGATCGTGCTGGATCTGCTGGAGAAAGTGCCGGACGACCGGCCGCGGGACGCCGCCGAGCTGGTGAAACGACTTGTCTCGGCCCGGCGGTCGCAGGGGGCGCCGTACGGGGCCGAGGGCGGCCCCGCCGAGGCGGGCGGGCGGACGGCGACGCGGGTGGTGCGGTCCCTGCCGTCCTGGACGCAGGGAATGACCGTCGGGTCGCGGGCCGAGCCCCGTGCGCGGCGGGCGGGCGGCGCCGACCGGGCCGCCGGGCTCACCGGGGCGTGGACCAGCGGGCTGCCGCCGCTCAGCCGCGACACCCCGGCGCCGTACGTCTCCGAACGGCCCGCGCCGTCGCCCGAACATCTCGCCGCCCTCGCCGCCCGGCACAACGCCGGGCTCAGCCTCGGGCGGCTCGGCCGTTGGGCGGAGGCGGGGGAGGTGCACCGCGCGGTCGCCGCCGAGCGGGAGCACGCGCTCGGCCCCGACCACCCCGACACCCTCGCCAGCCGGTTCGAGGTGGCCTTCACCCTCGCCCGGTCCGGGCGGCCCGCCGACGCGCTGCGCGAGTACGAGCGGGTCGCCGCCGGGCGGGAACGCAGCCTGGGGCCCGATCACGTGGACACCCTGGCCGCGCGCCAGGAGACGGCGTACGCGCTGGGGCGGCTCGGGCGGCACTTCGAGGCGCACCAGGTGTATGTGTCCGTCCTCGCGGCCCGGGAGCGCACGACGGGCCCCGAGCACCCGGACACGCTGCGCTGCCGGCACAACCTCGCCTTCAACCTGAGCCGTCTCGGCCGGCTGGAGGACGCGTACCGGATGGCGCGGGACGTGGCGTCGGCGCGGGCCCGGGTGCTGGGGCCGCAGCATCCGGACACGTTGGTCACCCGGTATGAAGTCGCGTACCTGCTCGGGCAGTTGGGGCGGTGGGCGGAGGCGTTGCAGACGTACCGGGAGGTGGCCGGCGACCGTGCGCAGGCGCTCGGGCCCGGGCATCCCGACACCCTCGCCGCCCGGTACGAGGTCGGTATAAGCCTCGGGCGGCTCGGGCGCAGCAAGGAGGCGCTGGAGCTGTACCGGGATCTCGTCGGGGCCCGTACGGCCGCGCAGGGGCCCGCCGACCCGGAGACGCTGCGGGCCCGGCACGGCCTCGGCGTCAACCTCGGGCGCCTCGGACGCTGGGAGGAAGCGCTGGCCGAGGCCCGCTCGGTGGCCGCGCTCCGGGAACAGGTGCTGGGCACCGGCCACCTCGACACGCTCGTCAGCCGCCGGGAGATCGCCGTGGCCCTGGGCTGGCTGGGCCGCTGGCCCGACGCGCTGGCCGTCTACCGGCAGGTGGCCGCGGCCCGCGAACGGGTGCTGGGCGCCGATCATCCCGACACTCTGGCCAGCCGCAGCGACGAGGCCCAGTGCCTGGAGCAGCTCGGGCGCTCCGCCGAGGCGGTGGCGCTGTACCGGAGAGTCGCCGAACTACGGCAGCGGCGTACGCCGGGCCGGGGCTGAGGGCGGGCTGAACGTCCCTCGCGCACCCGGCCCGGCGTCCGCTCACCGCCGCGGGTGCACCCGGTAGAGCACCGTCGCGTGCGCCGGTACGCGTACCGAGATCTTGCCCGCGGTCCGGGTCGTGCGCCCGGTGTTCAGATCGCGCAGCTCGTACGCGCGGGCCTGCGGCAGGCCGGCCGCCTTCGCCGTGGTGGTGAGTGTCTGCGCCGAGTCGCCGGAGTTGAAGAGGGCGACCGCGTGGTCCCCGCCCTGCAGCGGCTTGGACAGCACGTCGTAGCCCGTACCTTGCTGGACGACGCGCCCCTGGACGCCCTTCGGGTCCTGGTCCACGGCGATGATGTCCCGGTTGCCGAGGACCTTGAGCGCGGCCGGGGAGATCTTCGTCAGGTCGGTGCTGGAGATCAGCGGGGCGGCCATCACGGCCCACAGCGACATCTGGCTCTGCATCTGCCGGGTGGACAGTCCGGAGTCGCCGGCGAGCAGGAAGTCCGGGTCGTTCCAGCGGCCCGGCCGCTGGAAGGGCGCCAGCTTGGCGTTGTACGCGTAGTTGTACTTGATCGAGGACCACTTCTTGGCGCCGCTGTGCTTCTCCACCGCGATGTCGCGGCCCTCCCGCCACAGGTTGCCGACCTGCGAGGACCAGCGGATCACCTGGTGCCAGACCTGGTCGCCGTCGTACTGGAAGTACGCGGGCGCCGAGACCGAGAAGACGATGTCGCGGCCGGTGTTGCGCAGGGCCCGGCTGACCGCCCGGTAGGCGTCGTGGTAGGTCCGCTCCTTCGTCTTGCCGGGGGCGGTGGACAGGTTGCACCCGTCCATCTTCAGGTAGTCGACCTTCCACTTGGCGAAGAGGTCGGCGTCCTGCTGGTAGTGGCCGAAGCTGCCGGGGTACTTCTCGCACGTCAGGTTGCCGACGTCCTCGTAGATGCCGAACTTCAGGCCCATCCGGTGCAGTTCGCGGCCCACGTACGCCATGCCGCGCGGGAACCTCGCCGGGTCCGGTACGAGGTTGCCCCGGGCGTCGCGCTGCTTGCTCATCCAGCAGTCGTCTACGGTGACCGTGTCGTAGCCCTTGGCCGCCAGGCCGGACTTCACCAGCGCCCGCGCGTTGCCGAGGATCACCTTCTCGTTGATGTCGCACATGTAGTACGACCAGTTGTTCCAGCCCATCGGGGGTTTCGGGGCGAGGTTCGGGTAGGCGGCCGCGGCGCGTGCGCCGTCCTCGCCTGCCGTGGCGGGGAGGGCGGCGGCCGGGAACGCGGCGGTCGCGGAGAGGGCGCCCGCCGCGCACAGGGCGGCGGTGCTCAGACCGATCAGGGTGCGTCTCGGGGGACGCGGGGCCGACGAACTGTGCACGGGGCACCTCGTGGGGGGAGAGAACGGGCCGATACAACGCATCGTCGGACCGTAGGAACGTACGAGCAAGGGAGCAAGCAGCCGCGCCCGCCGGTTCCCGGATTTCAGCCGTCCGTACCTGGCGGCGGTGATCACCGCATGCTACGAAAGGGCCATGCCCGAACGGACTTCCTATGACGTGGTCGTTGCCGGCGGCGGGCACAACGGCCTGGTGGCCGCCGCCTATCTCGCGCGCGCGGGGCGCAGTGTGCTGGTACTGGAGCGGCTGGACCACACCGGCGGCGCCGCGGTCTCCACGCGGGCATTCCCCGGCGTGGACGCGCGGCTGTCCCGCTACTCCTACCTCGTCAGCCTGCTGCCGCCGAAGATCGTGCGGGATCTCGGCCTGCGCTTCGCGGTCCGCAAGCGCTCGGTGTCCTCGTACACCCCGGCCGTGCGCGGCGGTTGTCCCACGGGCCTGTTCGTCGGCTCCGACGAGGGCGCCACCCGCGCCTCGTTCGCCCGGCTCACCGGCTCGGACCGGGAGTTCGCGGCCTGGCAGCGCTTCTACGGGATGACGC includes:
- a CDS encoding SAM-dependent methyltransferase, whose protein sequence is MAQADSTPQEDVDYLRAWADSRPTLSCALWQDTADLEKAQERKLERIAELAGVRPGMDVLDVGCGFGGMLDHLVRHGGARSAHGIDPDGYQCREILRRATPGVSVDCLPYAAFRPTRRFDAVVSISALEYVTGSGVQGQREEVTALRDFFLRAHQWTKPDAGLAVEVVVIGPKGLDAATQQKGRDMLEEATQQSSGRPPALPNILAAAQGLWELLSVRTHRQDWVRTLDAWHSRATGAREAISARWGAKAYDATIHYLALERETFTTGRLSAAHLAFRRTGEE
- a CDS encoding DinB family protein — protein: MSTPGRTLPPMDADERTTLESWLDFYRTTLALKCDGLTEQQLREASAPPSTLTLLGLVRHLAAVERFWFRRVLVQEDAPTLFSSDPDASSANSGFDLDESATYEDARRIWQAEIEHARKNCASRALEDTGVYRGGPVTLRWIYTHMTAEYARHCGQADLIRERIDGSTGV
- a CDS encoding polyprenyl synthetase family protein → MSSTTVRADEATARLLPEVTAFIERQLDDYPDACGPLRTTVRKVIDRGRCERNETALPLLTHAAITGVPEPAVPVAAAHLLWWRAANAFDDIADGHADATLYGLGTGPALMAALECGHGLPLRALAALDLPAALRESLISDYLDGWTLTNDGRIRDLVNTVATVDPQSVLTTYEHKGGSAYAMACGMTARIAGCADAVTAAWREFGYTVGTLLQFRIDEEDLRDERAAELRSGTATYRLVCAVRRLTGTERRRALRLLAEAADSPGSRAEIKAMLLDPAVQAATLATRDSLLRQAHDLLDRLAVPSDHTTALRALADAAARPAAVGPAADGRTEGTAWASRPSAAAGRPTSTAF
- a CDS encoding MarR family winged helix-turn-helix transcriptional regulator is translated as MTIGDDAALQLVISLHRLTRSLRRAAAAGGIGPTQLAVLALLTQQGPSRIGEIAAWVPCSQPTATSAVLGLESAGLIRREPDPTDGRASRILATERGAAALADIARGEAEVLAKRLASLRPDEIRRLAEAGPLLRRLAEAAD
- a CDS encoding transcriptional regulator — protein: MTAQRTASGSPGSHPRHALAPLLNSPVRLSVVAALAPVEKAEFALVRELVEVSDSVLSKQVAALEAAGWVAVTKGRVGRRARTWLSLTAEGRVVYERHLTALRAIAEGAGAAARVRGGSDEGM
- a CDS encoding TetR/AcrR family transcriptional regulator, with translation MRADAARNLDAVLQTGARLLARDPGTSIAAIAAAAGVDRRTVYRRFDSREALMAAVYVAKLDACDEVFAQARLAEAPVPVALHRYVEGTITVSRRWPVDLGRATDETAAARLRHLLERLDEFMARAAREGFVRPGLPDGWARSMLVHLTNVASHDMPELTPAQGADLVSQSLFQGVGAAPR
- the asnB gene encoding asparagine synthase (glutamine-hydrolyzing), which gives rise to MCGITGWISFDRDLRSEQETVDAMTETMSCRGPDDRGTWVQGPAALGHRRLAIIDLPGGRQPMTVYREDGSPVVIVYSGEAYNFGELREELAGRGHRFATDSDTEVVLRGYLEWGEGVAERLNGMYAFAVWDEQRQRLVMIRDRMGIKPFYYYETPDGVLFGSEPKAILANPLAERTVGLDGVRELFAFVKTPGHAVWDGMYEVEPGTVVTVDRGGLRRHVYWSLETRAHEDDRDTSVAHVRSLLDDIVRRQLVSDVPRCTLLSGGLDSSAMTALAARQLGEVGETVRSFAVDFVGQTEHFVADDLRATPDTPYVHDVARLSGTDHQDIVLDSDSLADPEVRAKVIRARDIPVGFGDMDASLYLLFKAIREHSTVALSGESADEVFGGYKQFFDEEARRAETFPWLVRFAEHFGDDGSVLIPALADTLDLRSYVRDGYRTAVKEIQRLDGESDFEFRMRKVSYLHLTRFVRILLDRKDRASMAVGLEVRVPFCDHRLVEYVYNTPWALKSFDGREKSLLREATADVLPKSVYDRVKSPYPSTQDPKYAIALQHHAKDLLASSSHPVFDIVDRAWLKRAVEHDAPQITQASRKGLEKTLDLALWLDMYRPRLTLS
- a CDS encoding PPOX class F420-dependent oxidoreductase, with the translated sequence MRTAELSEKLRHVLDSPVFVTVATLRPDGSPHQSVVWVGRDGGDLFFVTGVDKLKIRNLRRDPRLSIAVNPRDEPYAYAVISGTARFEGPGSRDRMDELAVKYSGKPYAEHHPESAATLPDLVTVRVTPEKIASRFL